From one Bacillus sp. FJAT-42376 genomic stretch:
- a CDS encoding trypsin-like peptidase domain-containing protein, with product MYCKNCGSSLTERSKYCPQCGRSLKTKPYKLLTLLILSIFACAGVFSALYLEWMKEPDQAVSKASEKTQVDVQAAEVRQTAAKAETDSPNVKKENPAPPKETSQIIEDAQPKVFTILSDHSQGSGFLINDRGDVLTNAHVAEGSLSLTVRDSKGNDHPGTLIGYSNDVDIAVIRVESLAGQAPFALEETDSSELGDEVIALGSPQGFENTATIGNISGVNRTFTIEPRIYEGIYQISAPIAPGSSGGPLLDKKTEKVIAINSARHTTEAAIGFSIPLYKVMPVIHGWVSQPMTEEEITTLFYTEEGTYYYQDLYEDSEPYFNGGDYSDEFDSGDEYEAPSAEDGDEYDGDESYEESDSYDDNGSYSEEWQDEENENSYSDDIPEEENPDLPEETEDWNDESSDDSLADETYDDETMDEEAPPITETP from the coding sequence ATGTATTGCAAAAATTGCGGATCCTCCCTTACCGAACGGTCTAAATATTGCCCTCAATGCGGCCGTTCTCTTAAAACCAAACCCTATAAGCTTCTTACTCTGCTCATTTTATCGATTTTTGCCTGCGCGGGTGTTTTCAGTGCCCTGTACCTGGAATGGATGAAAGAGCCGGATCAGGCTGTCTCAAAAGCCTCAGAAAAAACACAAGTAGACGTACAAGCAGCAGAAGTAAGGCAGACTGCGGCAAAAGCGGAAACGGACTCTCCAAACGTAAAAAAAGAGAATCCCGCACCGCCAAAAGAAACATCCCAAATTATAGAAGATGCGCAGCCAAAAGTATTCACGATTCTTAGCGATCATTCGCAAGGTTCAGGGTTCCTTATTAATGACCGAGGAGATGTGCTGACAAATGCGCATGTAGCAGAAGGATCCCTCTCGCTGACAGTCAGGGATTCTAAAGGAAATGACCATCCAGGAACTCTGATCGGCTACAGCAATGATGTTGATATAGCCGTTATTCGAGTGGAAAGTCTGGCGGGACAGGCCCCGTTTGCTCTTGAGGAGACCGATTCTTCGGAGCTTGGTGATGAGGTCATTGCACTCGGCAGTCCGCAAGGGTTTGAAAATACAGCGACAATCGGCAATATCAGCGGGGTAAACCGGACGTTTACCATTGAACCGCGAATTTATGAGGGAATCTATCAAATCTCTGCTCCGATTGCTCCCGGCAGCAGCGGCGGACCCCTTCTGGATAAGAAAACAGAAAAAGTGATTGCCATTAATTCAGCCCGCCACACAACGGAAGCAGCGATTGGCTTCAGTATTCCGCTCTATAAAGTGATGCCGGTTATTCATGGCTGGGTCAGCCAGCCGATGACAGAAGAGGAAATCACCACCCTTTTCTACACAGAAGAAGGCACCTATTATTATCAGGATTTATATGAAGACAGCGAACCGTATTTTAACGGGGGCGATTACAGTGATGAGTTCGATAGCGGCGATGAATACGAAGCCCCTTCTGCAGAAGACGGGGACGAGTATGACGGGGACGAATCTTATGAAGAAAGTGATTCCTATGATGACAATGGATCGTATTCGGAAGAGTGGCAGGATGAAGAGAATGAGAATTCTTACTCCGATGACATTCCTGAAGAGGAGAATCCCGATCTTCCCGAAGAAACCGAGGACTGGAATGATGAATCCTCAGATGACTCTCTAGCAGATGAGACCTATGACGATGAGACGATGGATGAAGAAGCACCTCCAATAACAGAAACTCCATAA
- the recQ gene encoding DNA helicase RecQ, translating into MLEQARLLLEKHYGYSSFRKGQEEAIQSALDGNDTMCVMPTGGGKSICYQIPALVFSGTTIVISPLISLMKDQVDTLLQAGIPAAYINSSLSAGEVQDRMMRAKHGEYRMLYIAPERLESYEFINQLRELSIPLVAVDEAHCISQWGHDFRPSYQRIHTMIEKLPEKPVVMALTATATPKVREDICRSLNIDEDHSILTGFARENLSFSVIKGQDRLRYLKDFLKKNETESGIIYAATRKNVDQLHDVLNKSGIRVSKYHAGMSDEDRISGQEDFLLDRTAVMVATSAFGMGIDKSNIRYVIHFQLPKNMESYYQEAGRAGRDGLDSECILLYSPQDVQVQRFLIDQSSDRMRMPQELEKLQLMVDYCHTENCLQRKIVHYFSDSDMPPCGRCGNCTDSRESKDVTKEAQMVLSCVIRMGQKRFGKALVAQVLTGSQNKKVGELGFNRLPTYGIMKDKSAKEVTSFIEFLISQDLIGVEHGTYPVIFVNPSGKEVLMGNVPVQRKEAVETRQLAADDPLFEELRIVRKRLAEQEKVPPFVIFSDTALKSMCVKQPETPEAFLQVSGVGQHKADKYGETFIQAIQLFKSQNPEYQNDLSEDSPSAGKPVRKPSANSHLDTLKLYKEGKTFKEIAEERDLSIQTVENHLLKCLEAGENITYEEFVPEIYTDQIAQAVEETGADRLKPIKEQLPEDITYFMIKAFLSRKKAEQTR; encoded by the coding sequence ATGCTTGAACAGGCTCGATTGCTGCTCGAAAAGCATTACGGGTACTCGTCTTTCCGGAAAGGCCAGGAGGAGGCGATCCAATCTGCACTGGATGGAAACGATACGATGTGTGTGATGCCGACAGGGGGCGGGAAATCCATTTGTTATCAGATCCCTGCGCTTGTTTTTTCAGGTACAACCATTGTCATTTCACCGCTTATTTCCCTGATGAAGGATCAGGTGGATACCCTGCTGCAGGCAGGGATCCCAGCGGCCTATATCAATAGTTCTCTATCAGCCGGAGAGGTACAGGATCGTATGATGCGGGCAAAGCACGGGGAGTACCGGATGCTGTATATTGCTCCTGAACGGCTGGAGTCCTATGAGTTTATTAATCAGCTCCGTGAGCTATCCATTCCTCTTGTGGCAGTGGACGAGGCCCATTGTATTTCCCAGTGGGGCCACGATTTCCGTCCAAGCTATCAGCGGATTCACACAATGATTGAGAAACTCCCGGAGAAACCTGTGGTGATGGCGCTCACTGCAACCGCAACTCCGAAGGTTCGGGAAGACATTTGCCGCTCACTGAATATTGATGAAGACCATTCGATCCTTACCGGTTTTGCCAGGGAGAATTTATCTTTTTCCGTCATAAAAGGGCAGGACCGTCTTCGATATCTGAAGGATTTCTTGAAGAAAAATGAAACAGAGTCCGGAATAATTTATGCGGCGACGCGGAAAAACGTGGATCAGCTGCACGATGTCCTAAACAAAAGCGGCATTCGTGTATCCAAGTATCACGCTGGTATGAGCGATGAAGACCGGATTAGCGGACAGGAGGACTTTCTTCTGGACCGGACAGCGGTGATGGTCGCAACGTCCGCATTTGGGATGGGAATTGATAAATCCAACATTCGGTACGTTATCCATTTTCAGCTCCCTAAAAACATGGAAAGCTACTATCAGGAAGCAGGCCGTGCGGGGCGGGATGGTCTCGACAGTGAATGCATTTTGCTTTATTCCCCTCAGGACGTTCAAGTGCAGCGTTTCTTAATTGATCAGTCGAGTGACCGGATGCGGATGCCGCAGGAGCTCGAAAAACTGCAGCTTATGGTGGATTACTGTCATACGGAAAACTGCCTTCAGCGAAAAATCGTTCATTACTTCAGTGATTCGGACATGCCTCCATGCGGACGCTGCGGGAACTGCACAGACTCCAGAGAGAGCAAAGATGTGACAAAGGAGGCGCAAATGGTGCTCTCCTGTGTCATCCGGATGGGGCAGAAGCGCTTTGGCAAGGCGCTTGTGGCCCAGGTACTCACCGGATCACAAAACAAAAAAGTCGGCGAGCTTGGGTTCAATCGTCTGCCGACATACGGAATCATGAAGGACAAGAGTGCGAAGGAAGTCACTTCTTTTATAGAGTTCCTGATTTCACAGGACCTCATAGGAGTGGAGCATGGAACCTACCCCGTCATTTTTGTGAATCCGTCAGGGAAGGAAGTCCTCATGGGGAACGTGCCGGTTCAGCGGAAGGAAGCGGTGGAAACCAGGCAGCTTGCAGCGGACGACCCGCTGTTTGAAGAGCTCCGGATCGTAAGGAAACGGCTCGCTGAACAGGAAAAAGTGCCTCCGTTTGTCATTTTTTCCGATACGGCGCTTAAAAGTATGTGCGTGAAGCAGCCGGAAACACCGGAGGCCTTCCTTCAGGTTTCCGGAGTCGGTCAGCATAAGGCGGATAAATACGGCGAGACATTTATACAGGCTATTCAATTGTTTAAATCGCAAAATCCGGAGTACCAAAATGATCTTTCTGAAGATTCGCCGAGTGCAGGCAAGCCCGTCCGCAAACCATCTGCAAATTCACATTTAGATACACTTAAGCTCTATAAGGAAGGAAAGACCTTTAAGGAAATAGCAGAGGAGAGGGACCTTTCCATTCAGACGGTTGAAAATCATCTGCTGAAATGTCTGGAAGCAGGAGAAAACATTACGTATGAAGAATTTGTACCTGAAATCTATACGGACCAGATTGCGCAGGCGGTTGAGGAGACAGGCGCAGACCGGTTAAAGCCAATTAAAGAACAGCTTCCTGAAGACATAACGTATTTTATGATTAAAGCGTTTCTGTCCAGGAAAAAAGCAGAGCAAACCCGGTAA
- a CDS encoding antibiotic biosynthesis monooxygenase: MEKFGLFGKILAKEGQGGQLAAILLEAAEAMKEVQGCELYVVSTAQNEPDAVMVYEVWKSEEAHQASLTLESTQNLIKQAKPIMAGMERISTLKPLGGKGL; this comes from the coding sequence ATGGAGAAATTCGGATTGTTCGGCAAGATTCTCGCAAAAGAGGGGCAGGGCGGACAGCTCGCAGCTATTTTATTAGAAGCAGCAGAAGCGATGAAAGAAGTGCAGGGATGCGAATTGTATGTCGTCAGCACCGCGCAAAATGAACCCGACGCTGTAATGGTTTACGAGGTATGGAAGAGTGAGGAAGCCCATCAGGCATCGCTCACACTTGAGTCGACTCAAAACCTGATCAAACAAGCAAAGCCAATCATGGCCGGGATGGAAAGAATCAGCACATTGAAGCCGCTTGGCGGAAAAGGACTTTAA
- a CDS encoding TetR/AcrR family transcriptional regulator, whose product MNEHSIKEGAIRPLDSKEGKYASILRATLELISEYGFHGTSMAKVAKKAGVSAGIIYHYFSNKDELIEELYIKVKREFSEKIITGLDEKQSLRKQIRELVRRTIEVSVNRPEETIFMEQFLQSPYNRQAIQETVDPYYEPIMQVFYKAKHEQMIKPLPDPVIFALTLEVAITLAKQHAAGDIFMDEKLIEKVTEACWEAIRQ is encoded by the coding sequence TTGAATGAACATTCAATCAAGGAAGGGGCGATCCGGCCTTTGGATTCAAAAGAAGGGAAATATGCTTCAATCTTGAGAGCGACCTTGGAGCTGATTTCCGAATATGGATTTCATGGTACATCTATGGCCAAGGTGGCGAAAAAGGCCGGAGTAAGCGCCGGCATTATTTATCATTATTTCAGCAATAAAGATGAATTGATTGAGGAATTATATATAAAAGTGAAACGGGAGTTTTCAGAGAAGATTATTACCGGGCTTGATGAAAAGCAGTCACTGAGAAAGCAAATACGCGAGCTTGTGAGACGGACAATTGAGGTGTCGGTAAACAGGCCGGAAGAGACGATTTTTATGGAGCAGTTTTTGCAGTCGCCCTATAACCGCCAGGCTATTCAGGAAACGGTGGATCCATACTACGAACCGATTATGCAAGTGTTCTATAAAGCAAAGCATGAACAGATGATTAAGCCTCTCCCGGATCCGGTCATCTTTGCGCTGACGCTTGAGGTGGCAATCACTCTAGCAAAACAGCATGCGGCTGGTGATATTTTTATGGATGAAAAGCTGATCGAAAAAGTAACGGAAGCTTGCTGGGAAGCCATTAGACAATAA
- a CDS encoding aldehyde reductase: MVKKTVLVTGGTGYVASWLIKELLEEGHEVRITVRDKSRTANYEHLLQAERESAGTLHVYEANLLREGSFDEAVNGSEYVFHTASPFFISGFRDAKKDLIKPALEGTRNVLRSVDQFDSVRRVILTSSAVAIFGDNADMDGKPAFTERDWNTTSSADHQPYSFSKTAAEKEAWEMAEKQDRWDLVTINPTFILGPSLSKRTDSTSIATVLDLLKGKYKTGVPRLVNGIVDVRDVAKAHRLAAFKNTASGRYLLSNEEATLLDMAKIFEKNFPNQYPLPKWEVPKFLIWLLAPKIGLTRPFVSKNVGLPAKFDHSKSVRELGMTYRSLETTLTDQKEQMAEDGLIG, from the coding sequence ATGGTAAAAAAAACCGTATTGGTCACCGGGGGAACGGGATACGTTGCCTCATGGCTGATTAAAGAGTTATTGGAAGAAGGTCATGAAGTAAGAATTACGGTGCGTGATAAATCCAGAACTGCAAATTATGAGCACCTGCTTCAGGCAGAAAGAGAATCGGCCGGAACCCTTCATGTTTATGAGGCGAATTTGTTAAGAGAGGGAAGTTTTGATGAAGCCGTAAACGGAAGTGAATATGTATTCCACACAGCTTCGCCCTTTTTTATCAGCGGATTTAGGGATGCAAAGAAAGACTTAATTAAACCGGCTCTGGAAGGGACACGGAATGTCCTCCGTTCTGTGGATCAATTCGATTCCGTAAGGCGCGTTATTCTTACAAGCAGCGCCGTCGCTATTTTTGGAGATAATGCAGACATGGATGGCAAGCCTGCCTTTACGGAGAGAGACTGGAATACAACCAGTTCCGCAGACCACCAGCCGTACAGCTTCTCTAAAACGGCAGCGGAGAAAGAGGCATGGGAGATGGCTGAAAAGCAGGACCGATGGGACCTGGTGACAATCAACCCAACCTTTATTCTTGGTCCCTCCCTTTCGAAAAGGACGGATTCCACAAGTATTGCGACGGTCCTGGATCTGCTGAAAGGCAAATACAAAACGGGTGTCCCCCGCTTGGTGAATGGAATCGTCGATGTAAGGGATGTTGCGAAAGCACACAGGCTTGCTGCTTTCAAAAATACGGCATCCGGACGGTATTTGCTGTCCAATGAAGAAGCCACTCTGCTCGATATGGCGAAAATTTTTGAAAAGAACTTCCCTAATCAGTATCCGCTCCCTAAATGGGAAGTGCCGAAGTTTCTGATTTGGCTTCTGGCACCGAAGATTGGGCTTACCCGCCCATTCGTGTCCAAAAATGTCGGGCTGCCGGCGAAATTTGATCACAGTAAAAGCGTGCGTGAACTGGGGATGACCTACCGGAGCCTTGAAACAACGCTGACCGATCAAAAGGAACAAATGGCGGAGGACGGGCTGATTGGATAG
- a CDS encoding RDD family protein produces the protein MNDSVKYAGFWVRFGAYLIDGVIFLIIFGIPSFLLIGGDPAANTAIRLFIGTLSALYVILMPTTKWQGTIGKKLLGLKIVDENGGRLTAGRAVLRYIGQIISALVLYIGFIMAAFTNRKRALHDMMAHTYVVKSRTESYPEPVNRQVNI, from the coding sequence ATGAATGATTCTGTAAAATATGCAGGGTTTTGGGTTCGGTTTGGAGCTTACTTGATTGATGGTGTAATCTTTCTCATTATTTTTGGAATTCCAAGCTTTTTACTGATAGGAGGAGATCCAGCAGCCAATACGGCAATCCGCTTATTCATAGGAACCTTATCTGCTCTTTATGTGATTTTAATGCCTACGACCAAATGGCAGGGCACTATTGGAAAGAAATTGCTCGGATTAAAAATAGTCGATGAAAACGGGGGACGTTTAACAGCTGGACGAGCCGTCTTGCGCTACATCGGTCAGATTATCAGCGCACTCGTTCTATATATTGGATTTATAATGGCAGCCTTTACGAATCGAAAAAGAGCGCTACATGATATGATGGCCCATACGTATGTGGTTAAAAGCCGGACAGAATCTTATCCCGAACCGGTAAATAGACAAGTCAATATTTAA
- a CDS encoding RDD family protein — MKHSVNHAGFWLRTAAQIIDNFIVTIVFYFCFFSIGLTSSLIDNDETISGPIGILFVFIALLLYVGYDIYMPATNWQGTIGKKLVGIKIVDQNGEKLTGGKSALRFLGSAVSYATFGIGYLITAFTPKKQALHDLMVKTYVIQSRVEVYGDSKKFRLDKETYT, encoded by the coding sequence ATGAAACATTCCGTTAATCATGCAGGGTTTTGGCTGAGAACAGCAGCTCAAATCATTGATAACTTTATTGTAACCATCGTTTTTTATTTTTGCTTTTTTTCAATTGGCCTGACTTCCTCCCTCATAGACAACGATGAAACGATCAGCGGCCCGATTGGCATTCTGTTCGTTTTCATAGCATTGCTTTTGTACGTCGGCTATGACATCTACATGCCGGCAACTAACTGGCAGGGAACCATCGGCAAAAAGCTGGTGGGCATTAAAATTGTCGATCAGAATGGCGAAAAATTAACAGGAGGAAAATCCGCATTGCGGTTTTTAGGCTCCGCTGTAAGCTACGCCACTTTTGGAATCGGTTATCTCATTACGGCCTTCACCCCAAAGAAGCAGGCACTTCACGACTTAATGGTCAAAACGTATGTGATTCAAAGCAGAGTAGAGGTATACGGGGATTCAAAGAAATTCAGATTAGATAAGGAGACATACACATGA
- a CDS encoding RDD family protein has translation MEYPVKHAGFWLRFAAYVIDGFIVSIFMYLFIFLIAGAAMGSSILSGNPDDINIVVVIAGYAFFLLVVLAYYIAMPVTKWQGTIGKKLVGIKIVDRYGQKLTIGKSVLRYLSMIVTGFTFGVGYIITAFTERKQALHDLMVKTYVIQSRIEVQPAMEKTGETGSITHETFR, from the coding sequence ATGGAATATCCAGTTAAACACGCAGGGTTTTGGCTAAGATTCGCTGCATATGTCATTGATGGTTTTATCGTTTCCATCTTTATGTACCTTTTCATTTTTTTAATCGCCGGTGCCGCTATGGGCAGTTCCATTTTAAGCGGGAATCCTGATGACATAAATATTGTCGTCGTTATAGCGGGCTACGCATTTTTCCTCCTGGTCGTTCTCGCCTATTACATCGCAATGCCCGTTACAAAGTGGCAGGGCACCATCGGAAAGAAACTGGTAGGAATCAAAATTGTCGACCGATATGGACAAAAACTGACCATTGGGAAATCTGTCCTCCGCTATTTATCGATGATTGTCACTGGATTCACGTTCGGAGTCGGCTACATCATCACAGCCTTCACAGAGCGCAAGCAGGCTTTACATGATTTAATGGTGAAAACCTACGTCATTCAGAGCCGGATTGAAGTACAGCCGGCAATGGAAAAAACGGGGGAAACAGGAAGTATTACGCATGAAACATTCCGTTAA
- the bacA gene encoding undecaprenyl-diphosphate phosphatase, which translates to MEIIQAIILGLVEGLTEFLPVSSTGHLILAGHLLGFTGQKASVFEVVIQLGSILAVVVVFWKRLWSLFGFYKHDQSAIKGNLNLIHIILAMLPAVVIGLVLHDFIKTVLFSPIPVLCALIAGGIFMIFAEKKKKPVTAATLDDVTYKQAFGIGLFQILALWSGFSRSGSTIAGGLLLGLSHKTAAEFTFIVAVPIMFAASGLDLVKNMDVLSAADIPMFAAGFITAFIVAMIAIVSFLKILSKVKLTPFAIYRFILAIVFFIFQVL; encoded by the coding sequence TTGGAAATCATTCAAGCGATCATTTTAGGTCTTGTTGAAGGCTTGACCGAATTTTTGCCCGTGTCATCTACAGGCCACTTAATCCTGGCTGGACACTTACTTGGTTTTACCGGTCAGAAAGCGAGTGTGTTTGAAGTGGTCATTCAGCTCGGTTCAATTTTGGCTGTAGTCGTTGTTTTCTGGAAGAGGCTTTGGAGTTTGTTCGGATTCTATAAACATGATCAAAGCGCTATAAAGGGAAATTTAAATTTGATCCATATCATTCTGGCGATGCTGCCTGCCGTCGTAATCGGCCTTGTTCTTCATGATTTTATCAAAACGGTCCTGTTCTCGCCGATCCCCGTTCTGTGCGCGCTCATAGCGGGAGGTATTTTCATGATATTTGCCGAAAAAAAGAAGAAACCGGTCACTGCGGCCACTCTTGATGACGTTACATACAAACAGGCTTTCGGTATCGGACTGTTTCAAATCCTCGCCCTTTGGTCCGGATTTTCCCGGTCGGGTTCAACCATTGCCGGCGGACTGCTTCTCGGACTTTCGCACAAAACCGCGGCAGAGTTCACGTTTATCGTAGCCGTACCCATCATGTTCGCAGCAAGCGGGCTGGATTTAGTAAAAAATATGGACGTTCTTTCTGCAGCAGACATTCCCATGTTTGCCGCCGGTTTTATCACCGCCTTCATCGTTGCGATGATCGCCATCGTCTCTTTCTTAAAGATTCTGTCAAAAGTAAAACTAACGCCATTTGCCATCTACCGTTTCATTCTGGCAATCGTCTTCTTCATCTTCCAAGTCCTATAG
- a CDS encoding YkvA family protein encodes MRLAESVREEKMCEQTDRELGPLLKSLLKEKSLSIRKFSELTKIDKSIISKIINGKRKARPEHLKVFADHLEWPLPRLFAAAGYSVQSEPALSAEAISSLLKSSGLDDEVFTIANVEKQLAVFEAYGQTEEGKETILNRFKNKIQLLGSAGPFIHTLKGMYEKFCLNAGSPGQIASFAGVLLYFIVPVDVLPDYLFAVGYLDDAMAVHLVSGMLQSK; translated from the coding sequence ATGAGATTGGCAGAAAGCGTGAGGGAAGAAAAGATGTGCGAACAAACAGACCGTGAGCTCGGTCCGCTCCTTAAATCACTATTAAAAGAGAAATCTTTATCCATAAGGAAATTCAGTGAATTGACAAAGATCGATAAATCTATCATTTCAAAAATCATCAACGGAAAACGGAAGGCGCGTCCCGAACATTTAAAGGTATTCGCTGACCATCTTGAATGGCCGCTCCCCCGTCTGTTTGCTGCGGCCGGCTATTCCGTTCAATCTGAACCGGCCCTTTCGGCAGAAGCGATCAGCAGCCTATTAAAATCGTCCGGTCTAGACGATGAAGTGTTTACGATAGCAAACGTTGAAAAGCAATTAGCCGTTTTTGAAGCGTATGGGCAAACGGAGGAAGGGAAAGAAACGATTTTGAATCGTTTTAAAAATAAAATCCAGCTTCTGGGCAGTGCAGGGCCTTTTATCCATACCCTGAAAGGCATGTATGAGAAATTCTGTTTGAATGCCGGTTCACCCGGTCAGATCGCTTCCTTTGCCGGGGTTCTTCTTTATTTTATTGTGCCGGTTGATGTTTTGCCGGATTACCTGTTTGCAGTCGGTTACCTGGATGATGCCATGGCCGTTCATTTGGTATCAGGCATGCTGCAAAGTAAATAG
- a CDS encoding YhgE/Pip domain-containing protein — MGRFEGLRGRFQSGGRKGMLLALIAVLLVPLVYSGVLLSSRSGPYDHLDNLPVAVVNKDKGAVSGNDSIHAGDDLVADLKKSSSLGWKFVSPEEASDGLKNEKYYMVIEIPEDFSEKVTTVLGDNPEVPELRYIQNEGLSFTAAQITKGAAEKIKEQLGDKITENYTSKLFAQLGDVADGFKSGADGSSQIFTGTGDLQKGTGQILASLTGKSADIAKLADGSKKLEAGSKEMLNSLSAKQGNISALAAGTKQVKDGTGTLLQSLTGKSGDIEKLAAGSKQVKDGTGLLYQSLKQGTGKIDLLAGGAGSAAKGAADLDKGAAQVLEGLKQSEAGSAKLKEGLAVLAPGSSAAAKGMSDLDAGAAQVNMGAKGLAQGLEAYLAKNPQLKTDREFLTLLQTSKIVAGGTESISKNTQLLKAGTAQVAGGVQQASEGANALADGMAKLKDGQSQVSGGAAKLAAGTKAIADGNQTLSASWKELTSSVAKLNAGASKVSDGNQSVNSGWKEMQSGVSVLYSGTQKIYSGNTEVDAGWKTLTAGAGDLHTGLVQVSGGNETVKNGWSKLTDGVTQLDAGVIKLKDGSGQLAAGLASGAEQTGGIHAGDQNISMFSSPVKLSAEKVNSYEFYRDSTAPYILSLALFVGILLLTFVTDFRKPAEASGIGWYAGKLGELSLFAVLQALVLSIFTLVILQLQVENAFYFVLFTIFTSLVFMFIVFALTSLAGNIGRFLAFVLAVAQITTTGASLPVILLPEGVQALSAWLPFTYSIAGFKAVISLGNTSVLWGNALVLLAFAAVFALLSAGSIFTPGRSRDENMELEA, encoded by the coding sequence ATGGGAAGATTTGAGGGATTAAGAGGAAGGTTCCAAAGCGGGGGCAGGAAAGGGATGCTGCTGGCGCTGATTGCCGTGCTGCTCGTCCCGCTTGTTTACTCGGGCGTGCTGCTGTCATCACGGTCAGGTCCTTATGATCATTTGGACAATCTGCCGGTAGCAGTCGTGAACAAGGATAAAGGGGCTGTATCCGGGAATGACTCCATTCATGCCGGAGACGATCTTGTAGCAGATTTAAAGAAAAGCAGCAGTCTCGGATGGAAATTTGTCAGTCCTGAAGAGGCTTCAGATGGGCTTAAAAACGAAAAGTACTATATGGTGATTGAAATTCCGGAGGATTTTTCTGAAAAGGTGACGACGGTTCTCGGCGATAATCCGGAAGTGCCGGAGCTCCGCTATATTCAAAACGAAGGACTCAGCTTCACGGCGGCACAAATTACAAAAGGAGCGGCTGAAAAAATCAAGGAACAGCTCGGAGATAAAATTACCGAAAACTATACGTCGAAGCTGTTCGCCCAGCTTGGGGATGTAGCGGACGGATTTAAATCAGGCGCAGATGGATCCAGTCAGATTTTCACCGGAACGGGTGATCTTCAGAAGGGGACAGGTCAGATTCTTGCCTCTTTAACAGGCAAATCAGCGGATATTGCGAAGCTTGCAGACGGTTCGAAAAAACTGGAGGCCGGCTCTAAGGAAATGCTGAATTCGCTTTCTGCAAAGCAGGGGAATATTTCGGCTCTTGCAGCCGGAACGAAGCAGGTGAAAGACGGAACGGGGACGCTGCTTCAATCTCTAACCGGAAAATCGGGGGATATTGAAAAGCTTGCAGCCGGATCTAAGCAGGTGAAAGATGGAACAGGACTTCTTTATCAATCATTAAAGCAGGGAACAGGGAAAATTGATTTGCTTGCGGGCGGAGCGGGCAGTGCAGCAAAAGGAGCGGCGGATCTGGATAAAGGAGCTGCTCAAGTGCTTGAAGGATTGAAGCAGTCCGAAGCCGGAAGCGCAAAGCTCAAGGAGGGCCTTGCCGTTCTTGCGCCTGGAAGCAGTGCCGCAGCAAAGGGCATGAGCGACCTGGATGCAGGAGCCGCCCAGGTAAATATGGGGGCGAAAGGCCTCGCGCAGGGACTGGAAGCCTATTTAGCTAAAAATCCCCAGCTGAAAACGGACCGCGAATTTTTAACACTCCTTCAAACGAGTAAAATTGTGGCGGGGGGTACGGAGAGCATCTCTAAAAACACCCAGCTCCTCAAAGCGGGAACCGCTCAAGTCGCAGGCGGCGTGCAGCAGGCGTCAGAAGGGGCAAATGCTCTTGCGGACGGCATGGCGAAGCTGAAGGATGGGCAGTCGCAGGTGAGCGGCGGGGCAGCCAAGCTCGCAGCGGGAACGAAAGCAATTGCGGATGGTAATCAGACTCTTTCCGCTTCATGGAAAGAACTGACCTCATCTGTAGCAAAACTGAACGCCGGGGCTTCTAAAGTAAGTGATGGCAATCAATCGGTGAACTCTGGCTGGAAGGAAATGCAGTCAGGTGTATCCGTGCTTTACAGCGGAACGCAGAAAATCTACAGCGGGAACACAGAAGTGGATGCAGGGTGGAAGACGCTGACGGCCGGGGCAGGAGATCTTCACACTGGACTCGTGCAGGTGAGTGGAGGAAACGAAACCGTGAAAAACGGCTGGAGCAAGCTCACCGATGGAGTAACCCAGCTGGATGCCGGAGTGATCAAGCTGAAGGATGGAAGCGGCCAGCTTGCAGCGGGTCTCGCGAGCGGAGCGGAACAAACCGGAGGCATTCATGCAGGGGATCAAAATATCAGCATGTTTTCTTCACCGGTTAAGCTGTCAGCGGAAAAAGTGAACAGCTATGAATTTTACCGTGACTCAACAGCCCCTTATATTTTGTCATTGGCTCTATTTGTAGGAATCTTGCTTCTTACGTTTGTTACGGACTTCAGGAAGCCGGCGGAAGCATCAGGCATTGGATGGTATGCAGGCAAGCTTGGCGAGCTGTCCCTGTTTGCTGTTTTACAGGCACTTGTCCTTTCAATTTTTACCCTTGTCATTTTGCAGCTTCAAGTTGAAAACGCTTTCTATTTTGTGCTGTTTACTATATTCACAAGTCTTGTCTTTATGTTCATTGTCTTTGCTTTAACATCTCTTGCGGGGAACATCGGGCGCTTTCTTGCCTTTGTCCTCGCTGTCGCACAAATCACCACAACCGGCGCGAGCCTCCCGGTCATTCTTCTTCCGGAAGGGGTTCAGGCATTAAGCGCATGGCTGCCGTTTACGTATTCGATTGCCGGGTTCAAAGCGGTGATCTCGCTTGGGAATACGAGCGTGCTTTGGGGCAATGCGCTCGTGCTGCTTGCCTTTGCAGCCGTATTTGCTCTTTTATCAGCAGGATCTATTTTTACTCCAGGGCGTTCCAGGGATGAGAATATGGAGCTTGAGGCATAA